The following coding sequences are from one Mycobacteriales bacterium window:
- a CDS encoding endonuclease/exonuclease/phosphatase family protein, which produces MAAAAPGNVLRVATLNLWGLRGDWPARRSVIAAGLAELNPDLVALQESVVTEERDQVAEILPSHHLVHQRRREPDGQGVSIASRWPVDGVHEVDLDVSPRTADFACTTLVAEIDAPIGALLFVNHLPNWQLGLEYEREQQAVVAARFVEGLVEETGRHVVLAGDMDADPEAASIRFWSGRQSLDATSVCYRDAWASARPGEAGHTFVPDNPLGADWDWPFRRIDYIFVRCGEHGGPTLAVRSCRQLFERPVDGVWASDHFGVTADLAPPL; this is translated from the coding sequence ATGGCCGCCGCCGCGCCCGGGAATGTCCTTCGGGTCGCCACCCTGAACCTCTGGGGGCTGCGCGGCGACTGGCCGGCGCGGCGATCGGTCATCGCCGCCGGCCTCGCCGAGCTCAACCCCGACCTGGTCGCGCTGCAGGAGTCGGTGGTGACCGAGGAACGGGACCAGGTGGCCGAGATACTGCCGTCCCACCACCTGGTTCACCAGCGCCGCCGGGAGCCCGACGGTCAGGGCGTGTCCATCGCCAGCCGGTGGCCGGTCGACGGGGTCCACGAGGTCGACCTCGACGTCAGCCCGCGCACCGCCGACTTCGCCTGCACGACGCTGGTGGCCGAGATCGACGCCCCGATCGGGGCGCTGCTGTTCGTCAACCACCTGCCGAACTGGCAGCTCGGCCTCGAATACGAGCGCGAGCAGCAGGCGGTGGTCGCGGCCCGATTCGTCGAGGGGCTCGTCGAGGAGACCGGCCGGCACGTCGTCCTGGCCGGCGACATGGACGCCGACCCCGAGGCGGCCAGCATCCGGTTCTGGAGCGGGCGGCAGTCGCTCGACGCGACGAGCGTCTGTTACCGGGACGCCTGGGCGAGCGCGCGGCCAGGAGAGGCGGGGCACACGTTCGTCCCCGACAACCCGCTCGGGGCCGACTGGGACTGGCCCTTCCGGCGGATCGACTACATCTTCGTGCGGTGCGGCGAGCACGGCGGGCCCACCCTCGCCGTCCGCTCCTGCCGGCAGCTGTTCGAGCGGCCGGTCGACGGGGTGTGGGCGAGCGACCACTTCGGTGTCACGGCCGACCTGGCACCACCTCTTTGA
- a CDS encoding LacI family DNA-binding transcriptional regulator, whose protein sequence is MTTRTPDESPARRRPARTARSAKPTATTRRSIRDVASLAGVSVGTVSNVLNNPDLVADTTQARVRRAIEDLGFVRNASARQLRAGRSRAVGAIVLDVANPFFTEVTRGIEDRLSEAGCVLMLCSSDDSREKESHYLTMLEEQRVLGVLITPAARDVAELERARRLGTAVVLLDRPSPSPELCSVAVDDVRGGELAGDHLLALGHRRIGFVNGPRAIRQCADRRRGLRKAVRAAGLNPDEVIVEVSTGAMNAHGGEAAVAGMLDGGRRRPTAICCVNDVTALGVLRALIQRGITVPDDMAVVGYDDVEFAEMLATPLTSVRQPKYRLGHAAADLLLAEAVDPEHRHQQLLFRPELVVRESSQAVGSGSPAQGSRAGAAD, encoded by the coding sequence ATGACGACCCGTACCCCCGATGAGTCGCCGGCTCGCCGTCGTCCGGCCCGCACCGCACGCTCGGCGAAGCCGACGGCGACCACCCGGCGCAGCATCCGCGACGTCGCGAGCCTCGCCGGCGTCTCGGTGGGGACGGTCTCCAACGTGCTGAACAACCCGGATCTGGTCGCCGACACGACGCAGGCCCGGGTACGGCGCGCGATCGAGGACCTGGGCTTCGTCCGCAACGCCTCCGCCCGCCAGCTCCGGGCCGGGCGCAGCCGCGCGGTCGGCGCGATCGTGCTCGACGTGGCCAACCCGTTCTTCACCGAGGTGACGCGGGGCATCGAGGACCGGCTCAGTGAGGCCGGATGCGTGCTGATGCTGTGCAGTTCCGACGACTCCCGCGAGAAGGAGTCGCACTACCTGACCATGCTCGAGGAGCAGCGCGTGCTCGGCGTGCTCATCACTCCGGCGGCGCGCGACGTCGCCGAGTTGGAGCGGGCCCGCCGGCTCGGGACCGCGGTGGTCCTACTCGACCGGCCGAGCCCCAGCCCCGAGCTGTGCTCGGTCGCCGTCGACGACGTGCGGGGCGGTGAGCTGGCCGGCGACCACCTGCTTGCGCTCGGCCACCGGCGGATCGGGTTCGTCAACGGACCCCGCGCCATCCGCCAGTGCGCCGACCGCCGGCGGGGCCTGCGCAAGGCGGTTCGGGCGGCCGGTCTCAATCCCGACGAGGTGATCGTCGAGGTCAGCACCGGGGCGATGAACGCCCACGGCGGCGAGGCGGCTGTCGCCGGGATGCTCGACGGCGGCCGGCGTAGGCCGACGGCGATCTGCTGCGTGAACGACGTGACCGCCCTCGGCGTGCTGCGGGCCCTGATCCAGCGCGGAATCACGGTTCCGGACGACATGGCGGTGGTCGGCTACGACGACGTGGAGTTCGCGGAGATGCTCGCGACGCCGCTCACGTCGGTGCGGCAGCCCAAGTACCGGCTCGGCCACGCCGCCGCCGACCTGCTCCTGGCCGAGGCGGTCGACCCGGAGCACCGCCACCAGCAGCTGCTGTTCCGCCCGGAGCTCGTGGTCCGGGAGTCCAGTCAGGCGGTCGGCTCGGGCAGCCCGGCCCAGGGCTCGCGCGCCGGCGCTGCGGACTGA
- a CDS encoding MarC family protein, whose product MSHWFDARYFGEAFVTLLVIIDPLGTVPIFLALTRERSRPARRRAAWQAVLVAFVVICAFAAFGQQILSYLGIGIPALQGAGGLLLLLVALELLTDRADEPREVEDVNVALVPLGTPLLAGPGAIVAAIVFVRRANGAGDLVGLAVAIIAVHLVLWVALRYSGVIIRVVKDSGIVLLTRIAGLLLSAIAVQLVADSVIGFAHGAG is encoded by the coding sequence ATGAGTCACTGGTTCGACGCCCGCTACTTCGGCGAGGCGTTCGTCACCCTGCTGGTCATCATCGACCCGCTCGGTACGGTGCCGATCTTTCTGGCCCTGACCCGGGAGCGCAGCCGGCCGGCCCGGCGCCGGGCCGCCTGGCAGGCGGTGCTGGTCGCCTTCGTGGTGATCTGCGCCTTCGCGGCGTTCGGCCAGCAGATCCTGTCCTATCTCGGGATCGGCATTCCCGCGTTGCAGGGTGCCGGCGGCCTCCTCCTGCTCCTCGTCGCGCTGGAGCTGCTGACCGACCGGGCGGACGAACCCCGCGAGGTCGAGGATGTCAACGTCGCCCTCGTCCCGCTCGGTACGCCCCTGCTCGCCGGGCCCGGGGCGATCGTCGCCGCGATCGTCTTCGTCCGCCGCGCGAACGGCGCCGGCGACCTGGTCGGCCTGGCGGTGGCGATCATCGCCGTGCACCTGGTGCTCTGGGTGGCGCTGCGCTACTCCGGCGTGATCATCCGGGTGGTGAAGGACAGCGGCATCGTGCTGCTGACCCGCATCGCCGGGCTGCTGCTGTCGGCCATCGCCGTGCAGCTGGTGGCCGATTCCGTGATCGGCTTCGCCCACGGGGCGGGGTGA
- a CDS encoding PH domain-containing protein, with translation MSSTPHKYLLPTERRVVEVRRHPAMLFWPLVQTAIVIAVALVLSYLVRHNSLVQEIVGGLAILALLRLAYLFGDWWVERFVVTDQRVLLSSGLLTRRVAMMPLRKVTDMTYERSVLGRLLGYGEFIMESAGQDQALSRVPYLPRPDSLYLEVSQLLFGRGAVHDQYSD, from the coding sequence ATGTCCTCCACTCCGCACAAGTACCTTCTCCCCACCGAACGCCGTGTGGTCGAGGTGCGCCGACACCCGGCGATGCTGTTCTGGCCGCTGGTCCAGACGGCGATCGTCATCGCGGTCGCGCTCGTGCTGTCCTACCTGGTGCGCCACAACAGCCTCGTCCAGGAGATCGTGGGCGGCCTCGCGATCCTGGCGCTGCTTCGGCTGGCCTACCTCTTCGGTGACTGGTGGGTCGAGCGCTTCGTAGTCACCGACCAGCGCGTGCTGCTGTCGTCGGGGCTGTTGACCAGGCGGGTGGCGATGATGCCGCTGCGCAAGGTCACGGACATGACCTATGAGCGGTCGGTGCTCGGGCGGCTGCTGGGTTACGGCGAGTTCATCATGGAGTCCGCCGGCCAGGACCAGGCGCTGAGCCGGGTCCCCTACCTGCCGAGGCCGGACAGCCTCTATCTCGAGGTCTCGCAGCTGTTGTTCGGCCGCGGTGCCGTCCACGACCAGTACTCCGACTGA
- a CDS encoding WXG100 family type VII secretion target, which translates to MSGGIKVTPEMLHELGGQCHAKAGELQGASDTLRGQVATVVGSTWSSSASAQFDELHQKWQRGQHDMHEALVGIGTLLHRAGTAYSDSEHQIRGFFTA; encoded by the coding sequence ATGTCAGGTGGAATCAAGGTGACGCCGGAGATGCTGCACGAGCTCGGCGGGCAATGTCATGCGAAGGCCGGTGAGCTGCAGGGTGCGAGCGACACCCTGCGCGGGCAGGTGGCGACTGTGGTCGGCAGCACCTGGAGCAGCAGTGCGTCGGCGCAGTTCGACGAACTGCACCAGAAATGGCAGCGCGGTCAGCACGACATGCACGAGGCACTGGTCGGCATCGGCACGCTGCTGCATCGCGCCGGCACCGCCTACTCCGATTCCGAACACCAGATCCGCGGGTTCTTCACCGCCTAG
- a CDS encoding phytanoyl-CoA dioxygenase family protein, with translation MDITTALTELGVTSGDLTDKERARLDEEGFLPFEDLLDTDQLDAIQRRTAELTAAEGERAGLEVHQEAGTDRLSDLVNKDPMFDVCLTHPRVLAAMAHVLEDFKMFSLNSRAALPGQGHQALHTDFAAPPEPGRYQVCNSIWLLDDFTEHNGATRIVPGSHRSGKVPGDALADPAATHPDEALVLGRAGTVVVFNSHAWHGGTLNTTDRPRRALHGAFCRRGVTQQLDQQAYLRPETAARLSPAATYILGV, from the coding sequence GTGGACATCACGACCGCGTTGACCGAGCTGGGCGTCACGTCCGGCGATCTCACCGACAAGGAGCGGGCCCGCCTCGACGAGGAGGGTTTCCTTCCCTTCGAAGACCTCCTCGACACCGACCAGCTCGACGCGATACAGCGGCGGACCGCGGAGCTCACGGCCGCGGAGGGCGAACGCGCCGGGCTGGAGGTGCACCAGGAGGCGGGCACCGACCGGCTCTCCGACCTGGTGAACAAGGACCCGATGTTCGACGTGTGCCTCACCCACCCGCGGGTCCTCGCGGCGATGGCGCACGTGCTCGAGGACTTCAAGATGTTCTCGCTGAACAGCCGGGCCGCGCTTCCGGGGCAGGGCCACCAGGCCCTGCACACCGACTTCGCGGCGCCGCCCGAGCCGGGCCGCTACCAGGTGTGCAACTCGATCTGGTTGCTGGACGACTTCACCGAACACAACGGCGCGACCCGCATCGTCCCGGGGTCGCACCGCAGCGGCAAGGTGCCCGGCGACGCGTTGGCCGACCCCGCGGCGACCCACCCCGACGAGGCCCTCGTCCTCGGCCGCGCCGGCACCGTAGTGGTCTTCAACAGCCACGCCTGGCACGGCGGCACCCTCAACACCACGGACCGCCCGCGCCGCGCGCTGCACGGCGCGTTCTGCCGCCGGGGCGTGACCCAGCAGCTGGACCAGCAGGCCTACCTCAGGCCGGAGACGGCGGCGCGGCTGAGCCCGGCGGCGACGTACATCCTCGGGGTCTGA
- a CDS encoding PD-(D/E)XK nuclease family protein codes for MAATGAAVAAATVAAAGNPQVSGQGEQLDLAGMPTRLFACTPSKLASYGDCPRRFRMTYLDRPAPPKGPPWAHNTVGAVAHAALKKWWDLPVSRRTAEAAGALVDAAWTDDGFRDTAQSAFWRGRVHRWVYGYAQTLDPRDEPVGVERNVAATTARLAISGRADRIDERDGEVVVVDYKTGRRELSEIDARSSQALAFYVLGARRTLHRPCHQVELHHLPTGAVIRWTHTEETLARQVGRAEATADDIIAATDTVSAGADPDAVFPVRTGPHCGWCDLRRHCPAGQSAAPAREPWAGLPEPTA; via the coding sequence GTGGCGGCGACTGGGGCGGCGGTGGCGGCGGCGACGGTGGCGGCGGCTGGTAACCCGCAGGTGAGTGGACAGGGAGAGCAGCTCGACCTCGCCGGGATGCCGACCCGCCTCTTCGCCTGCACCCCGTCGAAGCTCGCCTCCTACGGCGACTGCCCGCGCCGGTTCCGGATGACCTATCTCGATCGGCCGGCGCCGCCGAAGGGACCGCCGTGGGCGCACAACACCGTCGGCGCGGTCGCGCACGCGGCGCTGAAGAAGTGGTGGGATCTGCCGGTGTCACGGCGCACGGCCGAGGCGGCCGGCGCCCTCGTCGACGCGGCCTGGACCGACGACGGCTTCCGGGACACCGCACAGTCGGCGTTCTGGCGCGGCCGGGTCCACCGCTGGGTCTACGGCTACGCGCAGACCCTCGATCCGCGCGACGAGCCGGTCGGTGTCGAGCGCAACGTCGCGGCCACCACCGCGCGCCTGGCGATCTCCGGCCGGGCCGACCGCATCGACGAGCGCGACGGCGAGGTCGTGGTCGTCGACTACAAGACCGGTCGGCGGGAGCTCAGCGAGATCGACGCCCGCTCGTCGCAGGCATTGGCGTTCTACGTGCTCGGGGCGCGGCGCACGCTGCACCGTCCGTGTCACCAGGTCGAGCTGCACCACCTGCCGACCGGCGCGGTGATCCGCTGGACGCACACCGAGGAGACGCTCGCCAGGCAGGTCGGCCGGGCCGAGGCGACCGCGGACGACATCATCGCCGCGACGGACACGGTCTCGGCCGGCGCCGACCCCGACGCGGTCTTCCCGGTCCGCACCGGACCGCACTGCGGCTGGTGCGATCTACGCCGGCACTGCCCGGCCGGTCAGTCCGCAGCGCCGGCGCGCGAGCCCTGGGCCGGGCTGCCCGAGCCGACCGCCTGA
- a CDS encoding PHP domain-containing protein encodes MRIDLHTHSTASDGTLPPAELMAAAATAQLDVIALTDHDTTAGWDGAAAALPAGVTLVPGAELSCVVPVADRRVSLHLLAYLFDRTEPVFAEARARLRDSRLRRAHSIVDHMTADGLPITWDRVQALSDGASVGRPHIARALVQAGSAATVDEAFAQLLNSRSAYYLPKDDMDAFAAVRAVRGAGGVSVFAHPLARRRGPVVGDDEIVALAEAGLGGLEVDHTDHTAAERAHLRRLAADLHLVVTGSSDFHGSNKTVTLGTCTTDPAQYDALVSAATGSRPVTA; translated from the coding sequence ATGCGCATCGACCTGCACACCCACTCGACTGCGTCGGACGGCACCCTGCCGCCGGCGGAATTGATGGCCGCCGCCGCCACGGCGCAGCTCGACGTGATCGCCCTCACCGACCACGACACGACCGCGGGATGGGACGGGGCGGCCGCGGCGCTGCCCGCCGGCGTAACCCTCGTGCCTGGGGCCGAACTGTCCTGCGTCGTTCCGGTCGCCGATCGCCGGGTCTCCCTGCACCTCTTGGCCTACCTCTTCGACCGCACCGAACCGGTCTTCGCCGAGGCGCGGGCGCGGCTGCGCGACAGCCGGCTGCGTCGAGCCCACAGCATCGTCGACCACATGACCGCCGACGGACTGCCCATCACATGGGACCGCGTGCAGGCACTGTCCGACGGCGCGTCCGTCGGGCGCCCGCACATCGCCCGCGCGCTGGTCCAGGCCGGTTCGGCCGCCACCGTGGACGAGGCGTTCGCGCAGCTGCTCAACTCCAGAAGTGCCTACTACCTCCCGAAGGACGACATGGATGCCTTCGCCGCGGTCCGCGCCGTCCGTGGAGCGGGCGGCGTGTCGGTGTTCGCGCACCCGCTCGCCCGGCGCCGCGGCCCCGTCGTGGGCGACGACGAGATCGTGGCCCTCGCCGAGGCCGGCCTCGGCGGTCTCGAAGTGGACCACACCGACCACACCGCGGCCGAGCGGGCGCACCTGCGCCGGCTGGCGGCCGACCTGCACCTGGTGGTGACCGGATCGAGCGACTTCCACGGCTCGAACAAGACGGTGACCCTGGGCACGTGCACGACCGATCCCGCGCAGTACGACGCCCTCGTATCCGCGGCGACCGGGAGCCGACCGGTGACCGCGTGA
- a CDS encoding DUF6758 family protein, translating to MSHPPSCPRCGAGLRSPSAYSSAWRCPTHGAVAPVHVLPTATAEAVEHLRALSEVPCWIPSPMPPDWTVTGLAYAGDERSRGRAAVLACAGPAPLGGVADMLLVAEEPGVGLGAGYAGLDEPDPGPAVGGSRATSMKAGGHPTALWVVPSDDDRCVAVGEAAGLWLWAILWPAAAGYVLAEDLELHDLRESVPPDLVVGAPSPYLMRRGR from the coding sequence GTGTCACATCCACCGTCCTGCCCTCGCTGCGGGGCCGGGCTGCGCTCGCCGAGCGCGTATTCGAGCGCGTGGCGGTGCCCGACACACGGTGCCGTCGCGCCGGTGCATGTGCTGCCCACCGCCACCGCCGAGGCCGTCGAGCACCTCCGCGCCCTCAGCGAGGTGCCCTGCTGGATCCCGTCGCCGATGCCGCCCGACTGGACCGTGACCGGGCTCGCCTACGCCGGCGACGAGCGCAGCCGGGGGAGAGCTGCGGTGCTGGCCTGCGCCGGACCGGCGCCGCTCGGTGGTGTCGCGGACATGCTGCTGGTCGCCGAGGAACCCGGTGTCGGGCTCGGCGCGGGCTACGCCGGCCTCGACGAGCCCGATCCCGGACCGGCGGTCGGCGGTAGCCGGGCGACCAGCATGAAGGCCGGCGGGCATCCCACGGCGCTGTGGGTCGTGCCGAGCGACGACGACCGATGCGTGGCCGTCGGCGAGGCCGCGGGGTTGTGGTTGTGGGCGATCCTGTGGCCGGCCGCGGCGGGCTACGTGCTGGCCGAGGACCTCGAACTGCACGACCTGCGCGAGTCGGTGCCGCCCGACTTGGTCGTCGGCGCACCGTCGCCGTACCTCATGCGCCGCGGGCGCTGA
- a CDS encoding ABC transporter ATP-binding protein, which translates to MSTHGADPKSRWLRWLLPYLFRYRRQVSFAVVSSILWMGTVVAVPLVQKVIVDGAIVSHHRRLMPWICLLVALGVGRFATAAFWRFHGGRVSLQVACDLRTELYDHLQRLDAAGHARLQSGQLVSRANSDLMLVQQLVGWLPIAIGNLLKVVFALGIMAVLSPPLSLVIAVVLVTVFTLSRRMRRTAYAAGWVSQQREADMVTTVEEAVSGVRVVKGFGQERAEFGRFVAGLTDMFGARVRAIRVRAPLLASLQAAPLLGQVALLMLGGWLALRGHLTVGTFLAFAGYLADLTGSTRVLGTIVTMGPLARSGSERIAELLALPSRVETPPIGTEPPRGGGGVSFHGVTFCYPDTDRPVLSDLQLRVDPGETVAVVGPSGCGKSTALQLLLRLRDVNSGAVRLEDVDVREWELEALRRRIGIVFENSFLFSDSVAANIAYARPDASQEEIEAAAQAAVIHDFVATLPEGYDTQVGENGIALSGGQRQRIALARALLADPEVLVLDDATSAVDVRVEKQIHDNLRPRLAGRTTIIVAYRESTVRLADRVVLLDHGRVVDEGTHDELLERSELYGRLFGETAGTTAEEPAEIVDGAVTREAWVAPDLGDLNAPPTQELASAIATLRPVIDEPQIDPDGEAEHSEGFRLPTFLRPHWRPLAIGLLLVFIDAIASLVGPLLVRNGVDAALVSHSQLLLVGACAAYLAVALVDWWDMWATTLFTSRTTERLLFALRVRIFAHLQRLGVDFYDRTEAGRIMTRMTSDVDTVSQLLQVGLINAIVAVVTCIGMAGVLVILNVHLALVVLAVVPPAAVATVWYRRTAGPAYDRAREQMSVLNSVLQEGIAGVRVTQAFCREQVNLGRFAAIARGQLRESETALRSTSLYVSMIDLLSVVAIALTLLVGSRLVGAGTLPIGGLLAFLLYLAQVFAPVQQLSTVFDVYQRAKVGLSRITTLLARTTSTPEPEQPSRQGRLRGDIELEGVTLRYAGVRAPALKTVDLTIPAGERVAFVGRTGAGKSTIAKLMARFYDPTDGRVLVDGRPLRSLDLGGFRRQLGYVPQDPFLFSRTIRDNIAYGRDDATDAMVEAAARAVGAHQFITELDGGYLAVVQERGRSLSAGQRQLICLARALLVDPSILILDEATSNLDLASEGLVNRAMRVASAGRTTIVIAHRPQSLQWVDRVVTVDNGQVVDERRTEAVA; encoded by the coding sequence GTGTCCACCCACGGGGCCGACCCCAAGAGTCGCTGGCTGCGCTGGCTGCTCCCGTACCTGTTTCGATATCGCCGCCAGGTGAGCTTCGCCGTCGTCTCGTCGATCCTCTGGATGGGGACCGTCGTCGCCGTACCCCTGGTGCAGAAGGTCATCGTCGACGGGGCCATCGTGAGCCACCACCGGCGGCTGATGCCGTGGATCTGCCTGCTCGTCGCGCTCGGCGTGGGGCGCTTCGCCACGGCCGCCTTCTGGCGCTTCCACGGCGGCCGGGTCAGCCTGCAGGTCGCCTGCGACCTGCGCACCGAGCTCTACGACCACCTCCAGCGCCTGGACGCCGCCGGGCACGCCCGGCTGCAGAGCGGTCAGCTCGTGTCCCGGGCCAACTCCGACCTGATGCTCGTCCAGCAGCTCGTCGGCTGGCTCCCCATCGCGATCGGCAACCTGCTCAAGGTGGTCTTCGCGCTCGGGATCATGGCCGTGCTGTCGCCACCGCTGTCGCTGGTGATCGCGGTCGTGCTGGTCACCGTCTTCACCCTGAGCCGCCGGATGCGGCGGACGGCGTACGCCGCCGGGTGGGTGTCCCAGCAACGCGAGGCGGACATGGTCACGACGGTCGAGGAGGCCGTCTCCGGCGTCCGGGTGGTGAAGGGCTTCGGACAGGAGCGGGCCGAGTTCGGCCGCTTCGTGGCCGGATTGACCGACATGTTCGGCGCCCGGGTGCGGGCGATCCGGGTCCGGGCACCGCTGCTCGCCTCGCTGCAGGCCGCCCCGCTGCTCGGCCAGGTCGCGCTCCTGATGCTCGGCGGCTGGCTCGCGCTGCGCGGTCACCTCACCGTCGGGACGTTCCTCGCCTTCGCCGGCTATCTCGCCGACCTGACCGGCTCTACCCGGGTGCTCGGCACGATCGTCACGATGGGCCCGCTGGCCCGCTCCGGCAGCGAGCGGATCGCCGAATTGCTCGCCCTCCCGTCGAGGGTCGAGACCCCGCCGATCGGGACCGAGCCGCCCCGCGGCGGTGGCGGCGTCTCCTTCCACGGGGTGACCTTCTGCTACCCCGACACCGACCGGCCGGTGCTGTCCGACCTGCAGTTGCGGGTGGACCCCGGGGAGACGGTCGCGGTGGTCGGACCATCCGGCTGCGGCAAGTCGACCGCGCTGCAGCTGCTGCTGCGGCTGCGCGACGTGAACTCCGGTGCCGTGCGGCTCGAGGACGTCGACGTCCGGGAGTGGGAGCTCGAGGCGCTCCGCCGGCGGATCGGGATCGTCTTCGAGAACAGCTTCCTCTTCTCCGACTCGGTCGCGGCCAACATCGCCTACGCGCGGCCGGACGCCAGCCAGGAGGAGATCGAGGCCGCTGCCCAGGCGGCGGTCATCCACGACTTCGTCGCCACCCTCCCCGAGGGCTACGACACCCAGGTCGGCGAAAACGGCATCGCCCTGTCCGGCGGGCAACGGCAGCGCATCGCGCTGGCCCGGGCGCTGCTCGCCGACCCGGAGGTCCTCGTCCTCGACGACGCGACCTCGGCGGTCGACGTCCGGGTGGAGAAGCAGATCCACGACAACCTGCGTCCCCGGCTGGCCGGCCGGACGACGATCATCGTCGCCTACCGCGAGTCGACCGTGCGGCTCGCCGACCGGGTGGTGCTGCTCGACCACGGCCGGGTCGTCGACGAGGGGACGCACGACGAGCTGCTCGAGCGGTCCGAGCTCTACGGCCGGCTGTTCGGCGAGACCGCGGGCACGACGGCCGAGGAGCCCGCGGAGATCGTCGACGGCGCCGTCACCCGGGAGGCGTGGGTCGCCCCCGACCTCGGCGACCTGAACGCGCCTCCGACGCAGGAGCTCGCCAGCGCCATCGCGACGCTTCGGCCGGTGATCGACGAGCCGCAGATCGACCCGGACGGCGAGGCCGAGCACAGCGAGGGGTTCCGGCTCCCGACCTTCCTCCGCCCGCACTGGCGCCCCCTGGCGATCGGCCTGCTGCTGGTCTTCATCGACGCGATCGCCTCCCTCGTCGGGCCGCTGCTGGTACGCAACGGCGTCGACGCCGCGCTCGTCTCGCACTCCCAGCTGCTGCTGGTCGGTGCGTGTGCGGCGTACCTCGCGGTGGCCCTCGTCGACTGGTGGGACATGTGGGCGACCACGCTGTTCACGTCCCGGACGACCGAGCGGCTGCTCTTCGCACTCCGCGTCAGGATCTTCGCCCACCTGCAGCGACTCGGGGTCGACTTCTACGACCGCACCGAGGCCGGGCGGATCATGACCCGGATGACCAGCGACGTCGACACGGTGTCGCAGCTGCTGCAGGTCGGACTCATCAACGCGATCGTCGCGGTGGTCACCTGCATCGGCATGGCCGGCGTACTCGTCATCCTCAACGTGCACCTGGCGCTCGTGGTCCTCGCCGTCGTCCCCCCGGCGGCCGTGGCGACCGTCTGGTACCGGCGCACCGCCGGGCCGGCGTACGACCGGGCGCGGGAGCAGATGTCGGTCCTCAACAGCGTGCTGCAGGAGGGGATCGCCGGGGTGCGGGTCACCCAGGCCTTCTGCCGCGAGCAGGTCAACCTGGGCCGGTTCGCAGCGATCGCCCGCGGCCAATTGCGGGAGAGCGAGACGGCGTTGCGCTCCACCTCGCTCTACGTCTCCATGATCGACCTGCTCTCGGTGGTGGCGATCGCGCTGACCCTTCTGGTGGGGAGCCGGCTGGTCGGGGCGGGCACGCTCCCGATCGGTGGGCTGCTCGCGTTCCTGCTCTACCTGGCGCAGGTCTTCGCGCCGGTGCAGCAGCTGTCCACGGTGTTCGACGTCTACCAGCGGGCCAAGGTCGGCCTGTCCCGGATCACGACCCTGCTGGCCCGCACCACCTCGACGCCGGAGCCGGAGCAGCCGAGCCGGCAGGGCCGGCTGCGCGGCGACATCGAGCTGGAGGGGGTGACCCTGCGCTACGCCGGCGTGCGGGCGCCCGCACTGAAGACGGTCGACCTGACGATCCCGGCCGGCGAGCGGGTGGCGTTCGTCGGGCGCACCGGTGCCGGCAAGTCGACCATCGCCAAGCTGATGGCCCGCTTCTACGACCCGACCGACGGCCGGGTGCTGGTCGACGGGCGGCCGCTCCGCTCGCTCGACCTGGGCGGCTTCCGCCGGCAGCTCGGATACGTGCCGCAGGATCCGTTCTTGTTCTCGCGCACCATCCGCGACAACATCGCCTACGGGCGCGACGACGCGACCGATGCGATGGTGGAGGCGGCGGCGAGGGCGGTCGGTGCGCATCAGTTCATCACCGAGCTCGACGGGGGTTACCTTGCCGTGGTCCAGGAACGCGGCAGGTCGCTCTCGGCCGGTCAGCGGCAGCTGATCTGCCTGGCCCGGGCGTTGCTGGTCGACCCGTCCATCCTGATCCTGGACGAGGCGACCTCCAACCTCGACCTCGCCAGCGAGGGACTGGTCAACCGGGCGATGCGGGTCGCGTCGGCCGGGCGTACGACGATCGTGATCGCGCACCGGCCGCAGTCCCTGCAGTGGGTCGACCGGGTGGTCACGGTCGACAACGGACAGGTGGTCGACGAGCGCCGGACCGAGGCGGTCGCCTGA